From a single Apium graveolens cultivar Ventura chromosome 2, ASM990537v1, whole genome shotgun sequence genomic region:
- the LOC141707537 gene encoding putative lipid-transfer protein DIR1: MGNSKLVALMVVMVVTVAIVVKTEAVDLCKMSEDGLMACKPAVTAPVPADPTAECCAALSGADLSCLCSYRNSFVLPSLGIDPDLAMALPSKCNLTPPANC, translated from the coding sequence ATGGGAAATTCGAAGCTGGTTGCGTTGATGGTAGTAATGGTGGTGACGGTGGCGATCGTCGTAAAGACGGAGGCTGTGGACTTGTGCAAAATGAGTGAAGATGGTCTAATGGCATGCAAGCCGGCAGTGACGGCACCAGTACCGGCTGATCCGACAGCAGAATGTTGCGCGGCACTCTCTGGAGCAGACTTGTCATGTTTGTGTTCTTATAGGAACTCATTTGTGTTGCCTTCTCTTGGTATTGATCCTGATCTTGCTATGGCACTTCCTTCCAAGTGCAATCTCACCCCTCCTGCTAATTGCTAA